One window of Lepus europaeus isolate LE1 chromosome Y, mLepTim1.pri, whole genome shotgun sequence genomic DNA carries:
- the LOC133754234 gene encoding bcl-2-related protein A1-like, protein MSDCEFAYVHMLAQDYLLYILKTPQPGLGLSKTSRVLQNVTFSIQQEVEEALQPYLHNVPVASVETARTIFNQVMEKEFEDGVVNWGRIVTIFAFKGVLAKKLLREQAAPDVDTFKPIPYFVAEFITRRMGEWIRQNGGWENGFVKKFIHNSG, encoded by the coding sequence atgagtgactgcgagtttgctTATGTACACATGCTGGCTCAGGACtatctgctgtatatcctgaagacgccgcagcctggactgggattgagcaagacgtccagggtgctgcagaacgtcaccttctccatccagcaagaagtggaagaggctctgcaACCGTACCTGCACAATGTGCCTGTCGCGTCCGTCGAGACTGCCAGAACGATTTTCAACCAAGTGATGGAAAAAGAGTTTGAGGACGGTGTCGTCAACTGGGGTAGGATTGTGACTATATTCGCATTCAAAGGGGTCCTGGCCAAGAAGCTCCTCCGGGAGCAGGCTGCTCCAGATGTGGACACTTTTAAGCCCATCCCTTATTTTGTGGCTGAGTTCATAACGAGGAGGATGGGAGAATGGATAAGGCAAAACGGAGGCTGGGAAAATGGATTTGTAAAAAAgtttatacataattctggttaa